The following are encoded in a window of Sminthopsis crassicaudata isolate SCR6 chromosome 3, ASM4859323v1, whole genome shotgun sequence genomic DNA:
- the GUCA2A gene encoding guanylin gives MNIFLLSALCLCGLTTLVGSITVQDGDFSYPLESVKKLKDLKQSGTRFRRVQDYDVYLCNNPDLPKDLKPICAQSDAGEVFQRLGAIAEDSHSCEICAFAACAGC, from the exons ATGAACATCTTCCTCCTCTCCGCTCTGTGCCTCTGTGGACTGACCACTCTGGTTGGCAGCATCACAGTTCAG GATGGGGACTTCTCCTACCCGCTGGAGTCTGTGAAGAAACTCAAGGACCTGAAACAGAGCGGGACGCGGTTCCGGAGGGTCCAGGACTATGACGTCTACTTGTGCAACAACCCGGATCTTCCCAAGGACTTGAAGCCCATCTGTGCCCAGTCCGACGCCGGAGAGGTTTTCCAAAGACTGG GAGCCATCGCTGAGGACTCGCACTCGTGTGAGATCTGTGCCTTCGCCGCCTGTGCGGGCTGTTAG